CTTTGCCGCTTTCTTTCCTTGTACTCTTGCAGGTCATCAAATCTCCGTTTATGCATGACTGGTTCAATCATTGGTGGTGGTACACTTTTAAACAAATCCCACTTACTGTTAAAAGAATTTGCAAGAAACTCCGATTTACAATCAACAGATTGTCCATTTGGCAAAAATTCTGATGTCTTGTCATTATACATGTACACAGAAACGGGGTGTCTTTCGACAGAAGCAAGGCACCACAACTCTtgattttcagttaacaaaatatcCCATGGTTCAACATCAAGAGCCAATACATTAAGCAAAACTGAATGCACTGCAGTTATATTACCTGAAATACTATATAAAATACAACCGCTGAATGTAGCAAGTGTCACAGCTAGTATATTAACACCTTTACTACTCTCCTTGGCTGAAAAATGTCTTACTGCCAATGGCTCCTTGGAACCACAATTATCATCAGCTTCACCATTACTTTCTTGGCAGGATTTCATTTTTACATCACTATCACAATGTATAATGCCTATCTGCCTTCCTTCTAAGTAATCCCAAAATCTGACTGACCCATCTCCTGAACCTGAAACCAGAATGTTCCTGTCACCTGGAAAAAATTCTATCCTGGATACAAATTCCTCATGTCCCAAACAGTATGACTGAATGTTATATGCATTTGGGAATCTCGATACTCTTATCTTTTCATCTCTGTCACACGTAACTATAAAATTTTCACACGAAGATATAATCACATCTAATAACATTGAGAGATGTCCCAGTAACAATTGGCCGTTCTCTGTGTTGTTCTGTACAGAAAACAAATATGCATCTCCTGTTTTGTCTGCAACCACAATACCTTGAGCAGTTGGCGTAAATTTTACACTACTTGCTGCTCGGTTCAgtattcttactgacgataaagtcCACGACACAGTCCGCCACTGGTACAGTCTTTTGTCATTTGTGCAGGCAGCAAACCAAGTACCACAATCTGAAAGCGATGCGCAAGTGATGCACCTTACTATGGTCTCTTCTTCATTTTCATGGCTCTCGTGAGACACATGTTGAACACTTTCATTTAATTCTGCAACATCAATAGTTTTAACTTCATCACAATTTTTAGACGTCAGCACTGTAGAATCAACTGTTACAACCGTGCATGTTTGGTTCATATGCAACGAGGGCGACATTATCCTTACGATTCAGATTCTTGAATGgggaaaaattacattttcagaacTTAAGAATTTTATATTAGCAACCCATCCCTTAACAAAATTAAAAAGTTCAAATGTAACAAGTTATGCACTTCACAATCCTGCTCCGTTTACCATTCTTACGCACGTGACTACATAAACAACCGCACCAAAGATGTTAGTTAAGATTGGTGATAAacgtaaaggcccgtccacacgcaacgatctgtctgcgcaaatgtctgcgcacatcacatctgcgcagacagatcgttgcgtgtgaacagaagatttgcaccaacctgaggtgtgtgcaaacctggaagttggagttggaggtttgagcgaaacctctcaaatctgtcggttcaaaccacatctgcgcagacaagttggagcgtgtggacaggagatcgtcgcaaatctggcgcgaaacagctgtttgctcagtctagtgtttgtgtttgtgtgcacagggcattaaaatggctgatactcgtcagtgttctcgagagtttgtaagtgaattcattgaaatatacagaaaccacccatgtttgtggaagattaaaagtaaagaatatagtgaccgagacaaaaagacagcagcatacaatgctctaattgaaaaattgcgggcagttggcgcctcggcaaacagagaaacggtaataaaaaaataatttcgttgcgaactggcgaaattatttgcggatggatgtcgaaacttataattatctcttaaagcatgtaacccctcatattatgagaaaaatacttgtatgagaagggaaatttctcctcatgaacgcctggcagtaactttaagattcctagcaacaggaaggagctacaatgatttggaattttcatctgcaatatcgaaacaagcattgagtgaaataatacccaacacatgtgaagctatttacgctttcctgaaagatgagttcatgaaggcaagtcaagtaaattagtctgtcagcgaactgtttaccaaataaagttatccaaagttcagaaatctagaagatctggtgtaggagtagatcaagtataccagccaacgttatggtattttgatctacttggctttcttagtgatcaagaaacgccaagaccaagcaggagtacaattgaagatgaaattggagtgccaatgtgcgaggaaatggaacacgaggttatgtaaaacaaaacaggttcgccctgcaactctcgcagtaaatttacgtgacaaaactgctttcgctttagcagccactgtctgcaccattttgaccgctttctctgtttcctgcggttgttCTGAATGTTTTTCGCAACACA
The genomic region above belongs to Schistocerca serialis cubense isolate TAMUIC-IGC-003099 chromosome 6, iqSchSeri2.2, whole genome shotgun sequence and contains:
- the LOC126484497 gene encoding tRNA (guanine-N(7)-)-methyltransferase non-catalytic subunit WDR4, giving the protein MSPSLHMNQTCTVVTVDSTVLTSKNCDEVKTIDVAELNESVQHVSHESHENEEETIVRCITCASLSDCGTWFAACTNDKRLYQWRTVSWTLSSVRILNRAASSVKFTPTAQGIVVADKTGDAYLFSVQNNTENGQLLLGHLSMLLDVIISSCENFIVTCDRDEKIRVSRFPNAYNIQSYCLGHEEFVSRIEFFPGDRNILVSGSGDGSVRFWDYLEGRQIGIIHCDSDVKMKSCQESNGEADDNCGSKEPLAVRHFSAKESSKGVNILAVTLATFSGCILYSISGNITAVHSVLLNVLALDVEPWDILLTENQELWCLASVERHPVSVYMYNDKTSEFLPNGQSVDCKSEFLANSFNSKWDLFKSVPPPMIEPVMHKRRFDDLQEYKERKRQRLADKSL